One genomic region from Tripterygium wilfordii isolate XIE 37 chromosome 20, ASM1340144v1, whole genome shotgun sequence encodes:
- the LOC119986911 gene encoding uncharacterized protein LOC119986911: MALLPGSKLYGKLTRYPCKSFQEVQARASIQIKWEEDEGRLPERLTEQPKKSEQKQQKPPPPEKTINVIFGGSEISGITHSSAKKHVKQTENYEVWNDKLMVQFTRQVISFTDDEMTKLLNPHDDALVITLQIVNCEVKRVMIGDGSSVNLLFMSTLQAMGLSEVDIIRGPIPLIGFNGEQQFTISSIPLQVYAKGINLQQGPILSNQKEPANKEIEEIIIHPDYPDQKIQIEANLDHQLRENLNQFLQNHKHTFAWTHADMIGIDPNIITHQLQVDDNFLPLANVVVVKKKNGKWRVCIDFTDLNNACPKDSFPLPHIDILVDATTGHELLRFMDAFSGYNQILMHPNDQEKTAFITERGIYCYKVMPFGLKNAGATYQWLVNRMFASLLRKTMEVYIDDMLVKTLKAEDHIEHLRQAFEILDAHQMKLNPLKCVFRVKAGKFLGFIVTQRSMEANPDQIQAILDIRSPTTI, translated from the exons atggctcttcttcctggaagcaaATTATACGGAAAGCTTACCCGTTATCCATGTAAGTCTTTTCAAGAAGTTCAGGCAAGAGCAAGCATTCAAATTAAATGggaggaagatgaaggaaggcTTCCAGAGCGACTAACAGAGCAGCCTAAGAAATCTGAGCAAAAGCAACAA AAGCCACCTCCTCCAGAGAAGACGATTAACGTAATATTTGGTGGATCGGAGATTAGCGGAATTACACATTCATcagcaaagaaacatgtcaagcaaACAGAAAATTATGAGGTATGGAATGATAAGCTGATGGTACAATTCACGAGACAAGTTATCAGCTTCACAGACGATGAGATGACGAAGCTActcaatccacatgatgatgccctggtAATAACTTTGCAAATTGTCAATTGCGAAGTTAAAAGAGTCATGATTGGTGATGGCAGTTCAGTAAATTTACTGTTCATGTCCACACTCcaagcaatgggactttcagAAGTCGATATAATCAGAGGTCCTATACCACTCATTGGCTTCAACGGAGAACAGCAATTCACCATCAGCTCTATTCCATTGCAAGTATATGcaaaaggaataaatctccag caagggCCGATTCTAAGCAATCAAAAAGAACCGGCTAATAAGGAAATAgaagaaatcatcattcatcctgaTTATCCAGACCAGAAGATTCAGATTGAAGCCAACCTGGATCACCAACTTCGAGAAAATTTGAACCAATTCTTGCAAAATCATAAGCATACTTTCGCTTGGACGcatgcagatatgattggaattgatccgaatatcatcactcatcagttgCAAGTCGATGATAACTTCCTTCCA CTTGCAAATGTGGTtgtggtaaaaaagaagaatggaaagtggagagtctgtattgaCTTCACAGATCTGAATAACGCTTGTCCAAAAGATTCTTTCCCACTCCCTCATATTGATATACTTGTGGATGCAACAACAGGGCATGAATTACTCCgctttatggatgcattctctggatataatcaaatcttaATGCATCcaaatgatcaagaaaaaactgcattcataaccGAACGTGGCATATATTGTTATAAGGTGATGccgtttggattgaaaaatgcagGAGCAACATATCAATGGCTCGTCAATCGCATGTTTGCCAGTCTGCTCAGAAAGACAATGGAAGTATATATCGATGATATGCTAGTAAAGACTCTGAAAGCCGAAGATCATATCGAGCATCTTAGACAAGcgtttgaaattcttgatgctcATCAAATGAAGTTAAATCCTCTAAAATGTGTATTCAGagtcaaagcaggaaaatttttgggattcaTAGTTACACAAAGGAGCATGGAAgcaaatcctgatcaaattCAAGCAATACTTGATATTCGTTCCCCCACAACAATATGA
- the LOC119987272 gene encoding uncharacterized protein LOC119987272, with product MLCSLLEAIKIRHLQLSNDHNQKKRISQQRRNHECIWTYVMFSFGGYKDSRSATGKRPQPKEKNKPTAKKSRMDRADAGEELRRRNVELERALKESKEREDQMRAKLERACERLRVAEDAEERLCSQLAELEAEAVLQARAYQAHILSLLGQLSQSPRNCTKDLPPSIPTLKEFA from the coding sequence ATGTTATGTTCTCTTTTGGAGGCCATAAAGATTCGACATCTGCAACTGTCAAACGACCACAACCAGAAGAAAAGAATAAGCCAACAGCGAAGAAATCACGAATGTATCTGGACATATGTTATGTTTTCTTTTGGAGGCTATAAAGATTCGAGATCTGCAACTGGCAAACGACCacaaccaaaagaaaagaataagccAACAGCGAAGAAATCACGAATGGATCGAGCAGACGCAGGAGAGGAGCTAAGAAGGAGGAACGTGGAGCTGGAGAGAGCGCTGAAGGAGAGCAAGGAGAGGGAGGATCAGATGAGGGCCAAGCTTGAAAGAGCCTGTGAGAGGCTACGGGTGGCCGAGGATGCTGAGGAGAGGCTCTGCTCCCAGCTTGCGGAGCTCGAGGCAGAGGCCGTCCTACAGGCCCGTGCATATCAGGCTCACATACTCTCTCTCTTGGGTCAGCTTTCTCAGTCCCCTCGCAATTGCACAAAGGATCTTCCTCCATCAATTCCAACTCTGAAGGAGTTCGCTTGA
- the LOC119987330 gene encoding protein RESPONSE TO LOW SULFUR 4-like, whose translation MRSATVKRPQPEEKNKPTAKKSRMDRADAGEKLRRRNVELERALKESKEREDQMRAKLERAWERLRVAEEAEERLCSQLAELEAEAVLQARTYQAHILSLVGQLSRSP comes from the coding sequence ATGAGATCTGCAACTGTCAAACGACCACAACCAGAAGAAAAGAATAAGCCAACAGCGAAGAAATCAAGAATGGATCGAGCAGACGCAGGAGAGAAGCTAAGGAGGAGGAACGTGGAGCTGGAGAGAGCTCTGAAGGAGAGCAAGGAGAGGGAGGATCAGATGAGAGCGAAGCTTGAAAGAGCCTGGGAGAGGCTACGGGTGGCCGAGGAAGCTGAGGAGAGGCTCTGCTCGCAGCTTGCGGAGCTCGAGGCAGAGGCTGTCCTACAGGCCCGTACATATCAGGCTCACATACTTTCTCTAGTGGGTCAGCTTTCCCGGTCCCCTTGA